The Triticum aestivum cultivar Chinese Spring chromosome 4B, IWGSC CS RefSeq v2.1, whole genome shotgun sequence sequence CCGGTTGTGTCACGTCCGGTTTGTAGTCTAGCATCCAAAGTCTGCGAGTGACCCTAACAGCCGATGACCTGGAGGCTTTCACATGCTTCACGCACGGtcccttcctcttcttttttttctttatgcGTGTACACGGGTGCTTTCCAAGTCCAAGTAGCAAAAGCTTGCAAGCCAAAGGCACAAATAAGTAGTGGTGGCTTTTGGCGTATCACGACGTATGCTACTGCTACTGCCATCCACGCGGAATATCCCAAATCTCCCAAGGATTTGGCTCAGCTCAGCAGCTCCCGGGGCATCAAGATACAGGAGAAATGAAAGCAAAGTGAGAGACATCAGTGTGTCAGTTTGTGTGTTTCAGTTATTCAGAGGAGACATGCATGTTCATCTGGCCAAGTCCTTGATTTATTGCTTCGGCTAAATACGAATAACTCGCTTACAAGTAACCCCGTTCTTTTTTATTATTCATTCCACCTAGCAGTAGTAATTTACAAGCAAAGATCTGATCGATACATGTACATATATTAGGACCGGCCCGGCATGGTGTGCATGCTGCATTAATTCCTGACTTTCTGAACTCCCCCTCCTCTCCTCGTGATGGATACTGTTTGCCCGGCAAATGCTGAAGAGCATTCCACGTGAAGATCACCTGTCCGGCAGGCTCGGGTCGAATCGGGTTGCGCTTGGGGTATCAGACTGAAGGTGCACCGGGAGCCAGCGGCGTCTTACGCGGTCACCGAGGTCTCGATCGCCACGCGATCGGCGTAGAGGACGTcctccgccttctcggcctcctccCACAGCTCCGGCAGCGCCTCCCTGATGTTGTGGATGCTCTCCAGCGCGTGATCCGCGCCCTTCACCCGCTGCGACGTGCCAACCAGCACCGTGTGGAGGCCAATTCGCTTGCCTGCCTGAATGTTGCGCACGCTGTCGTCGAAGAAAATCTGCGGTAATTAAGCGAGTTTAATTTCGTTATTAGTTGACGTACGGCCAAACACAAAACTGAAATGCTGCAAGTAAATAGTATTCGAATGTTCTGGTAACTCAAACTGTCAAGACTTACCGCCTTGTAAGGGTTGACGTTGGCGATCCTGAGGGCCGCCTCCATGGCGCCCACGTTGGGCTTGCATAGGACGGGGGTCCTGGGCAGGTCGTCGGCGCTGCCTAACCCGGCGAAGTGGCCGGCGATGTCGAAGATCTCGGGCGCCTGGTCGCACGGCGTCAGCAGGCACGGCGGGTTCAGGGTCTCGAAGCAGATGATCCCCTCGAAGCAGTCCTCCAGGCCCAGCCTCTTGAGGGCTCTCACGGCATGGATCATGTCACCGTTGGTGAAAATCTGAAACAAACACATGTGTCAGGAGCCCATTAATTAGCCATTTGCTCCGAGTATGGAGTTTCATCAGCATGGGCAGGGGACATACGAGCTTGCGGATGCGCATGTTCTTGAGAATCTGCTTCAGAACGGGGTCTGGCTTGATGTTGTCGTAGGGCAGTCTTCCATGGACAAAGCTGTCAGAGGCAAGAAGGAAATACAGGAAGATGTTAGAGCAGAGTAGCACAAAGAATCCACACGCTCGTAGGAGAAGATGGGCTCATGTGTGTACGTACCTGTGGTACTCATCGTAGTCGAAGTTGTAGCCAATTGCCCTGAGGCCCGCCATCGTGGTGCCATAGTTCTTGTACAGCAGGTTGCCAAGGTTTTCGATCTTGCTCTCATCAATACCCAGCTTCTCAATCATGTAAGCTATATAGAGAATAGCAAAACATGCATTCAGTTTAACAGATTCGCACACTGAGAAACGAGAGGAGATGAGAAGCAGCAGGAGAGGTGAGAGGCCTCACCTTCAATGTTGGTCTTGACGTGTGATGAGATCCCCGAGCTCAGCGGGTACAGAGTGTCGTCGAGGTCTGCAGCAGAGAAACATGATCAGAACTTGTGCATTCATTCAGTAAAAAAAACAGAGTTGTAAAAGGAGGAAACACGGAGATATAAATAAAAAAATTAGAGCAAAAGGCAGACATAAATAAATAAGAGAATAAATGGCGAGTGGCATTCCGCAGAGAAGAGGTTGCCTACCAAAGAGGAGGCAATCAAATTTGGGCTCCTGGACCTTGAGGCAGCGCTCGTCGAACTCCATGATCCGGGCTGTGGTGAAAGAACTGCAGAAAGGGTCAACAATCAGCAGGCCGTTCGATTACTTCTCCGGGTAAATTCAACCATATTCCTAGTTCCATCAATTTTATCATATATACACTCCAGGTTTTAATCTATTATAAACCCCCCGGATCATTTCCCCCCATTGTTACTGACAAGCACGCGGCTCAACATCAGAGCTCTGAACGGAGCCACATTTGCCATGAATCCGCGGCCAGAGAACAGGACCATACCTACTAAGGACCCGGGCGCTCGCGAGCTGCAGCAATGCAACAGCtctcgcggatgcagagccggggaGAGCAGAAGGCAGAGGTCTGGAGCCTTCCTTCAAGAGCGCGCTCAAGAGGCGAGGCgtatggaggagagagagagagggagagcgggagtggggggaggagaagaggaagggAGGGGGCGGGCTTAAATAGGGGTCTCCGGTCGGGATTAGCAGCCCATCAGCACTAGTTAATTGGTCGAGCGAGCGCGCGCGGTTGTTAATAGCCTCCAAGGGCAGTGCACCCCAGCTGTCGCCCCATGATTGGTCGGGCCCTATCAAACCGTGGGGGCGGGCGTTTTTCATTTTCATCATTTCGTCACCCCTGAATTACCCCCTCCGTCCGTTGTCGCTCGTGGAGAACCCGTCTCTGCCCGGAGAGGACAGGACAGGGTGTTCATTTCTTATTTCttggaggaggggagaggggaaatggCTGTCATGTTActatatttttctttctagagaagAAGAGAATGCTTCGCACGATAACCATGTGTATACACATGATCCATTGTATATTTAAATTAATTAATGATGAGGAAAGAGTTGTTCAACGGGTTAACGGAGGAGACCGtgacattgcaggtgcttgctcgtGCCGTGTGGCCTGAGGCAAATAACGTGACCCCCAGACCTGTTCCATGGAAAACGGGCACCGTGACAGCTGTGGCCCAATGATCCAAAGAAAGAACCAAGCAAATAGCGGTCCGGATAAAACTACGGCTTCGAAACGATGAAACGCTAGTCACACAATCCCTAAAAAGAAGGCAAAAATGGTGAAAAATGGAGTAATTAGACCAATGGCAAGAGGTACGAGACTCATGCATGGTTTGGTTGGTGGTAAATACTTACGTAGCACTGTTGGAATATCCGACGGGATAATACCGAGATTGGCAAGATTATATATGGGTGGCAAAAATCTGGAAATGGTTGGATCAGAGGGGGTGGAAAAGGGGGGGCTCATGTGGCTGTGTACGCGCAGCAAACTTGGGCCTCTTGCCTTCTTCCCCCATTTGAACAACGGATTTGTTCTCCCCAACTTCTCTTCTGCTTGAGAGGGCTCGCTTCTCTTGCTTCATTCGACACGACTTCCGGTTGAAAACACTTGTCCAATTCCGCGATGCAAATTTGTCAAACACGATATCTACCTCGCCCACTTCTTTCCCTATGATTGGCCGTTCCGGTAAAAATGGAATGAAGAAAAACGTTTCCGTTGGGACGCCGTGACCATGGATCGGGATCACGCTAGACTGTTCCATGACCAGGAGGTCGAGACCTGGCGATTAATACAGCGGCCAGGATGTTCGAGGGACGAGTTCTGGACAGGTTGCCACTGGCGCAAATCATTTGCGCGCCCAATTATTGGACCAAATCATTAGACAATACTTGTGGACGGCCACGTGTCGCCCGATTTTTCTGTCGGGCTAACTGGCCGACGCGTCATCGCCCGCACCGTATACGCCTGTGCGCTCCAAAATTCCAATTCTTAAACACTCATGCACCAAAGAAATAATGCACTCCTTATCTGTAAcctaatatatattttttgtcgaaaaaactttcgatctattcatcttcaaccaTGGTaatacaacgaacactagaaataataaaaactacatccagatccgtagaccacctaacgacgactacaagcactgaagcgagccgaaggcgcgccgtaTAGATCACTAAAAAATGATCTAAacaatcttatattagtttacacgGAGTACTATacattgttttctttttcaaaaaatctATTGCAAAGGTTCATCGaaagtacaaagcatctcaaatATAGTAAAAATTGTATCGAGATTCTGAGACCACCGAACGACCATTATTGCCGTCAGAACGAGCCGCCGACGCGCCGATGTTGCTGCTCCACTACCGCagccggcttgaccttgttgaAACAATCTCATCTTATAGGGAAATGATTCTATCCGACTAGCGAGACGAAACTTCCACCTGACACGCGTGCGTTGTAGGATGGAAGCGAATCAAGCAGCCCTTGTTTCCTTTTTGTGCATGCCTCCAACCATTGCTTCTCTTCTTCAGCTTATCTCTTTATGCACCTCTCTCCATTTCCCtcaaaccccctcccccctcgcGCGTGACCAACATGGATTTGCGTCGGCCGAGCTCGCCCGTTcctacctctccctctctctctctctctctctctctctctctctctctctctctctctctctctctctctctcctctctctctctctctctctctctctctctctctcagaccgCGAGCTAGCCAGCGAGTTGCAATCATGATGGTCGCATGTTGGATCCGCAACCACAACGAGTTGCGACGGCCACAACGGGCGAGCTGCAGTGGCGGCGCGACAAGAAGGGGCCATGGCACGGTGTCCTGGATTAGTGGGTACTCGCCACATTATGTGGTCATGAAGGCTCGATGGCTCATCTCCGGATCGACGGCAACATTGGTTACAGGAAGACGTTCCTCACCGGACAACTTTTTTACCTTGATAGCACCGTGCTGCAAGCCAACTCAACTGGCCACCGTGGCCAGGTTGAGAATCTCGTCCCAGGCCAgaccatcatgtttgccaatctgGAGTATGTCGCGGACTCCAATGGCGAACTTGCTTTTTTGGGCTGGGTGTCAGACCAAACCGAGGATCTCGCCAACACCATCGTCCTAGCACAAGGCTCAATCTCGGAGCAGGACGTTACCCCATCGGATCAAACTTTAGGGCCGACCACCAAAACCCCCAAGATCGCGTCAGGTGGAACCTCGGGTAAAGCTCAATTAAGCCTCGCCTACTATCAAAAGATGGGCGAGGCCGATATCACGCTTCTGAATGAGATGTTAGATCAGATTCAGAGTCTGTCAGTCTTGGATGATCAAGCTTCAATCTACTATCGGATCAGGGAGAGACCTTAAGTGGTCGGAATtttaagcccacccaccacccacctagtcacTATCGTCGAGGACTTAACCGTCATTTTATCGTACATGTCTGAcgacatggatgaagatgtcgaCGAGACGTCGGGCGCCGCCTCACCACCTCCCACCGGTAATACCAGCAAGTGGGCCACTACCACCACGtatgacgtctacatggtggatacccccaaagatgGAGGAGGAAGCAGAAAATCCCCGAGATGCCGATGCAAGGGCCACCGTAAAAGTGGCACTGACAACGGCGGCACTAGAAACAGTGACACCGTTGATGATGGCACCACTCTAAATGGCGCCGACAACGGCAAGAACATGGTGAAAACATCGACAACGGGAATAACGGCATCGTTAATAGGGACGACGAGGATCCCGAGGATGCTGACTACTACCCCGAATCCAAGGAAGATAGAAGCCTCGGGCctgatgaatttgatgactttgaGGAGCCCCTCGAGCCACCCCAGCTCGAGGTCTACCAGAAGCGATTGGCCAATATGGCCAAGAGCATCAAGCAGAAGACCCAATAGTTGAAGTCCGAGCAGGATCAACCAAATGATAGATGAGTCGAACTCCTCCAGGCCAAGTAGGATCTTGGGGACAAGCTTGTGAAGAATGAGGCTAACAAATTTTGCCCCAGGATAAATTTACTCCCGGAGTTAGATGAGGAGGCCGATCGCAGCATGCTATCAAATCACGGTTGGGCCGAGAAACCCGATCGCGCTCCTTAGGACCGAGATAGGCTAGCTGGCGGATACAAGGACCCTCTCGAGGTCCCCCGGCGCCATGGAAGAGTAAATCCACCTCAGCTAATGgaacatccaaattttcaatttggatgttatttatagatcattcgaatgcatccatgatttatgcatttttgccttcatttgttttatttgaatATTGATCCAAGcaactttgagcaactcaaggaccaaaagatggagttggaagtttccctaaaaccatttttgaaattttcaaagttgggaatttggatcaaatttggttccaccaaaaattcatttccattatttaagaaataaaataaagagagaagataaaaggacttcttcagaaaaacagaatagaaatattggaaattgaatttgaaATTAAAGTATATTTATTGGGATTTATTTACAAATTATTTTGGTGCAAATTTTATTAGCATAGCAAAAAGTTTATTTTAAAATTTTGCATTGAAGCGAGGAAAAATGTCCACCTAATCCCATTTATTAGGAGGGAATTATgtgaattttctggaattttttttgaatttgatttatttatttgttttcggTGCTTTAGGGTTTTTTGTAAATAAAACAAATCTAAAAAACGTTTTTTTAAGAAAAATCGTGCCCGGCCTAGCCAGGAGACAAGCTAGCCGGCCCAGCTTGCCACGCTCTGGCCCATCCCTGCGCCCGAACCGCCTCTGCCCCGCTCGCCGGCTCGCCCAGCcgccgacaggtgggtcccacctgtcgggTTCCTCTTCCCCACGCCAAGGCGGTGTCCTGCTCCAGAAAGCCGAGTCCGCTCGAGACTCTTTCCCcagccttgcccctcctccacgaaAGCCGCATATGTATAGCCTCGACCCCGGACATCGTTTTCCTCAAATCTCAAGCCCCGAAAGCCACTATAGCTTTCGCACGAGTTCGCTAGACTTCCTGAGCTCCGCCGAAAATCCTCCGCCTTGCCCCGCGCTCCACCGCCACCGTCGGCCGATGCGGCTGCAACGTCGACAtattccagcatattccatgtgcttacctacacggctgcaacgtctcatgttgcagagtttCTCGACGA is a genomic window containing:
- the LOC123092605 gene encoding phosphate metabolism protein 8; the encoded protein is MEFDERCLKVQEPKFDCLLFDLDDTLYPLSSGISSHVKTNIEAYMIEKLGIDESKIENLGNLLYKNYGTTMAGLRAIGYNFDYDEYHSFVHGRLPYDNIKPDPVLKQILKNMRIRKLIFTNGDMIHAVRALKRLGLEDCFEGIICFETLNPPCLLTPCDQAPEIFDIAGHFAGLGSADDLPRTPVLCKPNVGAMEAALRIANVNPYKAIFFDDSVRNIQAGKRIGLHTVLVGTSQRVKGADHALESIHNIREALPELWEEAEKAEDVLYADRVAIETSVTA